One Acidobacteriota bacterium DNA window includes the following coding sequences:
- a CDS encoding acetyl-CoA carboxylase biotin carboxylase subunit, producing the protein MQIKSFHKILIANRSEIALRVMRTCRAMGIATVGVYSDADAQAPHVRFADEAVRLGEAPVKDSYLNADKILEAAKRTGADAIHPGYGFLSENAEFAEACWAAGIVFVGPSPEAIRKMGLKSPARKLASAAGCPVVPGYDDEDQGEETLRSEIVKIGFPVLIKASAGGGGKGMRVIRTEHEIGDAIESARREAEKAFGNGALLLEKFIEGARHVEVQILGDHHGNLVHLFERDCSLQRRHQKVIEESPSPAVTAELRRQMGEAATNVCRAINYSNAGTVEFILTPTGEFYFIEVNTRLQVEHPVTEAITGLDLVKLQIEIAEGKRLPFSQNDLKTCGHAIEARLYAEDSENSFLPATGTLRDWRLPDRIEGLRIDTGVEVGSEVGIYYDPMLAKLIAHADDRMTAIRKLSYGLRHLSAQGVKTNRDFLIRLIEHPEFVSGEAHISFITEHLDELVVGASDELKQVSAVAATLYLQQSQQLANELLSQIPPNYRNNPYRAPSIKLKVGEQEAEISWQFSGDKFELTAMGATVEAEVLDFAQGLIRLAIDGIQREFRMTEVGDRLYVHSSLGDCVVTRLLRHPIPKSASEQASASSPMPGVVLKILVSEGQQVSAGNALLVLEAMKMEQTIRAAADGLVESIKVQAGQVVSPGDVLVQIRPA; encoded by the coding sequence ATGCAAATCAAATCTTTTCATAAAATTCTGATTGCCAATCGCAGCGAGATCGCCTTGCGCGTGATGCGGACGTGCCGCGCGATGGGCATCGCCACAGTCGGGGTTTATTCGGATGCCGATGCCCAGGCGCCACACGTTCGCTTTGCCGACGAAGCCGTTCGCCTGGGCGAAGCTCCAGTCAAAGATTCGTATCTGAATGCCGACAAGATTCTGGAGGCAGCGAAGCGAACCGGCGCAGATGCGATCCATCCCGGATACGGATTCTTGTCCGAAAATGCCGAATTTGCCGAAGCCTGCTGGGCGGCGGGGATTGTGTTCGTCGGCCCATCGCCTGAAGCCATTCGCAAAATGGGATTGAAAAGCCCTGCCCGAAAGCTGGCTTCGGCGGCAGGCTGTCCGGTCGTGCCTGGTTACGACGACGAAGATCAAGGTGAGGAAACATTGCGCTCGGAAATTGTGAAGATCGGTTTTCCCGTGTTGATCAAGGCTTCAGCCGGAGGTGGCGGCAAAGGCATGCGCGTCATTCGCACCGAACATGAAATCGGCGACGCCATCGAATCGGCGCGGCGCGAAGCGGAAAAGGCCTTTGGCAACGGCGCATTGCTGCTGGAAAAATTCATCGAAGGCGCGCGCCACGTCGAAGTACAAATCCTGGGCGATCATCACGGAAATCTGGTTCATTTGTTCGAGCGCGATTGTTCGTTGCAGCGCCGCCACCAAAAAGTCATTGAAGAAAGCCCGTCCCCCGCAGTCACGGCCGAGCTTCGCCGCCAGATGGGCGAAGCCGCTACCAACGTTTGTCGCGCCATCAATTATTCCAACGCAGGCACGGTCGAATTCATACTGACGCCCACCGGCGAGTTTTACTTCATCGAAGTCAACACACGGTTACAGGTGGAACATCCCGTCACCGAAGCCATCACCGGCCTGGATTTGGTCAAGCTGCAAATTGAAATTGCCGAAGGCAAGCGGCTTCCCTTCTCCCAAAACGACCTGAAAACGTGCGGTCACGCCATCGAAGCGCGTCTGTATGCCGAAGATTCCGAAAACAGTTTTTTGCCCGCCACCGGCACACTGCGCGATTGGCGACTGCCTGATCGCATCGAAGGATTGCGCATTGACACAGGCGTCGAAGTGGGTAGCGAAGTTGGCATTTATTATGATCCGATGCTGGCCAAGCTGATTGCCCACGCCGATGATCGGATGACGGCGATACGCAAACTCAGTTACGGATTGCGACACCTGTCCGCGCAGGGCGTGAAGACCAATCGCGATTTTCTGATTCGATTGATCGAACATCCGGAATTTGTCAGCGGCGAAGCGCACATCTCATTTATCACCGAACATTTGGATGAACTGGTAGTTGGCGCAAGCGACGAATTGAAACAGGTTTCGGCAGTTGCGGCGACGCTGTACCTGCAACAAAGTCAGCAATTGGCGAATGAATTGCTCAGCCAGATTCCGCCCAATTACCGCAATAATCCCTATCGCGCGCCTTCGATCAAGTTGAAGGTTGGCGAACAGGAAGCGGAAATTTCGTGGCAGTTTTCGGGCGACAAGTTTGAACTAACCGCGATGGGCGCAACCGTTGAGGCTGAGGTGTTGGATTTCGCGCAGGGATTGATTCGGTTGGCGATTGACGGCATTCAGCGCGAATTTCGCATGACGGAAGTCGGCGACCGGCTGTACGTGCATTCGTCGCTGGGCGATTGCGTCGTTACGCGATTGCTTCGCCATCCTATTCCCAAATCGGCAAGCGAACAAGCATCGGCCAGTTCACCCATGCCCGGCGTCGTGCTGAAGATTCTTGTCAGCGAAGGTCAGCAGGTTTCGGCCGGCAATGCCTTGTTGGTTTTGGAAGCAATGAAAATGGAACAAACCATTCGCGCGGCTGCGGACGGCCTGGTCGAATCCATCAAGGTGCAAGCCGGGCAGGTCGTATCGCCGGGCGACGTGCTGGTGCAAATTCGCCCGGCGTAA
- a CDS encoding Gfo/Idh/MocA family oxidoreductase yields MVERRTILKGAGAALTTSLFTGRVKGANDRIATGHIGIGAMGSSNLGFALKLPDVQVAALCDVYQPHLEKAVATAAKAEVKPKVVKDFREILADKSIDAVCISTPDHWHAYMTVEACKAGKDVFVEKPSSKFVEEGQKMVQAARKYNRIVQAGTMQRSGGYFKKAAELVKSGILGEVTFVHTWQSGAVKKEGWGNPPDGPVPEGLDWDMWLGPAPKVPFNKNRWGVGVTTFPTFRYFWDYAGGAMTDWGVHLIDPVHQCFGEPMPISVSAQGDKLYVQDNVDTPDTMMATFRYPKFLLTYESRTANSMPMFAGQGAATSIHGTEANVVVTRGGCWLIPNKGSKVEAQTWENNNEMRDLNIPHWKNFIACVKSREKPISEIETCVRSSTTCLLANLSMRHKTWLDWDETNWTVKQSNVRPYLKAKYRAPWKLEV; encoded by the coding sequence ATGGTCGAAAGAAGGACGATTCTAAAAGGCGCCGGAGCGGCGCTCACCACCTCACTATTCACAGGCCGCGTCAAAGGCGCGAATGACCGCATCGCCACGGGCCACATCGGCATCGGCGCGATGGGGTCAAGCAATCTGGGATTCGCCTTGAAGCTGCCGGATGTGCAGGTTGCGGCGCTTTGCGATGTGTATCAGCCTCATTTGGAAAAAGCAGTTGCCACGGCGGCCAAAGCCGAGGTCAAACCGAAAGTCGTCAAAGATTTCCGCGAAATTCTGGCCGACAAATCCATTGACGCCGTGTGTATTTCGACGCCGGATCACTGGCACGCCTACATGACCGTCGAAGCCTGCAAAGCAGGCAAGGATGTGTTCGTCGAAAAACCCTCTTCCAAGTTTGTCGAAGAAGGGCAAAAGATGGTGCAGGCTGCGCGCAAATATAACCGCATTGTGCAGGCGGGAACGATGCAACGTTCCGGAGGGTATTTCAAAAAAGCGGCGGAACTGGTCAAGAGCGGAATTCTGGGCGAAGTGACCTTCGTCCACACCTGGCAATCCGGGGCCGTGAAAAAGGAAGGCTGGGGCAATCCGCCGGATGGCCCAGTGCCGGAAGGATTGGATTGGGATATGTGGCTGGGTCCAGCGCCCAAAGTGCCATTCAATAAAAACCGCTGGGGTGTGGGTGTGACGACGTTTCCGACATTCCGGTATTTTTGGGATTACGCGGGCGGAGCGATGACCGATTGGGGCGTTCACCTGATTGATCCTGTGCATCAATGCTTCGGCGAACCGATGCCGATTTCGGTTTCAGCGCAGGGCGACAAACTGTACGTACAGGACAACGTGGACACGCCGGACACGATGATGGCCACGTTCCGTTATCCCAAATTCCTGCTGACGTATGAAAGCCGCACGGCGAATTCGATGCCGATGTTTGCCGGGCAAGGCGCTGCGACTTCGATTCATGGCACGGAAGCCAACGTGGTCGTCACGCGCGGCGGTTGCTGGCTAATCCCCAACAAAGGTTCCAAGGTCGAAGCGCAAACCTGGGAAAACAACAACGAAATGCGCGACCTGAACATTCCGCACTGGAAAAACTTCATCGCCTGTGTCAAATCGCGTGAAAAACCGATCAGCGAAATCGAAACCTGTGTGCGCTCTTCGACGACGTGCCTGCTGGCCAATCTTTCCATGCGCCACAAAACCTGGCTGGATTGGGATGAAACAAACTGGACGGTCAAACAAAGCAACGTCCGACCTTATCTGAAGGCGAAATACAGAGCGCCGTGGAAGCTGGAAGTCTAA
- a CDS encoding sulfatase-like hydrolase/transferase: MRQRLILRFWFIGLCLLHLVSYIPRSPLAAQNSQRPNILWISTEDISPDLGCYGDEYAHTPNVDKLAAQGVRYTNAFSTAPVCAPTRSAIITGMYPTTIGSMHMRSKAVPPAGIKAFTESLRAAGYYCTNNSKTDYNFEAPPSNKPPLTVWDETSNTAHWRNRPDKSQPFFAVFNIMVTHESQIRVPDEIYKKNTARLKPEEFHNPAKAKVPPYYPDTPLVRKDWARYHDNITAMDYIVADLLQQLEEDGLADNTVVFFWGDHGRGLPRAKRFVYDSGLRVPLIVRWPGQIKPGTTNDELVCLFDLGPTALSIAGVPIPQHMQAQPILGPQKKTPRQFAFAHRDRMDEAYDMSRSVMGKRYHYIRNFFPGRPYAQHIEYMEEMPTMKEMRRLYKDHMNALDPNYGKAMTPAQLLFFRPEKPVEELYDVTVDPHEINNLAAMPEHQQTLKQMRAALEQWQKETKDLGLMPELELRERMRPGGVWQKVATPIISQKTSGDKTVIAISCSTEGSSIAYTTETGSNVRWKLYTGELSLPPGTPLRAKGCRFGYLDSDEAKR; this comes from the coding sequence ATGCGTCAGCGATTGATTCTGCGATTCTGGTTCATCGGCTTGTGCTTGCTTCACTTGGTGTCTTACATACCACGCTCTCCGCTCGCAGCGCAAAACTCACAGCGCCCGAACATTCTTTGGATTTCGACGGAAGACATCAGCCCTGACCTGGGATGTTACGGAGACGAATATGCGCACACACCCAACGTGGACAAACTGGCGGCGCAGGGAGTTCGTTATACCAACGCCTTTTCAACGGCTCCGGTGTGCGCGCCGACGCGCTCCGCCATCATCACCGGAATGTATCCGACAACGATTGGTTCGATGCATATGCGGTCGAAAGCCGTGCCGCCCGCGGGCATCAAAGCTTTTACCGAATCCCTGCGCGCCGCCGGGTATTACTGCACGAACAATTCCAAAACCGATTACAACTTTGAAGCGCCGCCATCGAACAAGCCTCCACTGACCGTATGGGATGAAACCAGCAACACGGCGCATTGGCGCAATCGCCCCGACAAAAGCCAGCCGTTTTTTGCCGTCTTCAACATAATGGTGACGCACGAAAGCCAGATTCGTGTGCCCGACGAAATTTATAAAAAGAATACGGCGCGTCTGAAGCCGGAAGAATTCCACAATCCGGCCAAGGCAAAGGTGCCGCCGTATTATCCCGACACGCCGCTGGTGCGCAAGGATTGGGCGCGGTACCACGACAACATCACAGCGATGGATTATATCGTGGCGGATCTGCTGCAACAGCTTGAAGAGGACGGATTGGCCGACAATACGGTGGTCTTTTTCTGGGGCGATCACGGACGCGGATTGCCGCGCGCAAAACGCTTTGTCTACGATTCCGGCCTGCGCGTGCCGCTGATCGTGCGCTGGCCGGGTCAAATCAAACCCGGCACAACCAATGACGAACTGGTTTGCCTGTTTGACCTCGGCCCGACCGCATTGTCCATTGCCGGAGTCCCGATTCCGCAACACATGCAGGCACAGCCCATTCTGGGTCCGCAGAAAAAAACGCCGCGCCAGTTTGCCTTTGCGCATCGTGACCGGATGGATGAGGCGTATGACATGTCGCGGTCAGTGATGGGCAAACGCTATCACTACATTCGCAACTTCTTTCCTGGCAGGCCATACGCTCAGCACATCGAGTACATGGAAGAAATGCCGACGATGAAGGAAATGCGGCGGCTTTATAAAGACCACATGAATGCGCTCGATCCAAACTATGGCAAAGCCATGACGCCCGCGCAGTTGCTGTTCTTTCGTCCGGAAAAACCCGTCGAAGAGTTGTATGACGTAACCGTTGACCCGCACGAAATCAACAATCTGGCTGCGATGCCGGAACACCAGCAAACTTTGAAACAAATGCGCGCCGCGTTGGAGCAGTGGCAGAAAGAAACCAAAGATTTGGGTTTGATGCCGGAACTGGAACTGCGCGAACGCATGCGGCCCGGCGGTGTTTGGCAAAAAGTGGCGACCCCGATAATCAGCCAGAAAACCTCCGGCGACAAAACCGTGATTGCCATCAGTTGTTCCACCGAAGGATCATCCATCGCCTACACGACGGAAACCGGGTCGAACGTCCGATGGAAACTGTATACCGGCGAACTGTCCCTGCCGCCCGGAACGCCGCTACGCGCCAAAGGCTGCCGGTTTGGCTATTTGGACAGTGACGAAGCCAAACGATGA
- a CDS encoding acyl-CoA dehydrogenase family protein, protein MSTGTQTQAVETAPAYPYFTEEHAMLRETVKQFCQKEISPFAEEWDEAGIFPRELFKKAGDLGLFGIRTDPRWGGNGLDWWATAAYLDGLSYANNGGVAMALMVQSDMTLPVLEELGTDEQREEFLKPAVAGDFIAALGISEPGGGSDVAALKTRAVVDGDDFVISGQKLWITNGTRCDFILLAVRTGEEGYKGISFVIFPTKTAGFSVGKKLKKVGNLSSDTAELFFDNCRIPRRYLLGELNKGFYYVMHNFQGERLVAALGAVYKMERAIEYAVAYGKERKAFGQPIGSFQVWRHKFAEHLAAVEAAKWLCYRALDLMNRGEPAVKEITMAKLFCCDLDQRVMYDCMQIMGGFAYTTEYPIGRAWRDARLNTIGGGASEIMKEIIAKQCKL, encoded by the coding sequence ATGTCAACCGGAACCCAAACGCAGGCTGTCGAAACCGCTCCGGCATATCCGTATTTCACCGAAGAGCACGCCATGTTACGCGAAACTGTCAAACAGTTTTGCCAGAAAGAAATCTCGCCCTTTGCCGAAGAATGGGACGAAGCCGGAATCTTTCCGCGCGAATTGTTCAAGAAAGCGGGCGATCTGGGCTTGTTCGGCATTCGCACCGATCCGCGTTGGGGCGGCAACGGATTGGATTGGTGGGCAACGGCGGCTTACCTGGACGGACTGTCGTACGCCAACAACGGCGGCGTGGCGATGGCCTTGATGGTGCAATCGGATATGACTTTGCCCGTGCTGGAAGAACTCGGCACGGATGAGCAGCGCGAAGAATTTCTGAAGCCTGCCGTTGCCGGAGATTTCATTGCCGCACTGGGCATCAGCGAACCGGGTGGCGGGTCGGATGTCGCCGCGCTCAAAACTCGTGCAGTGGTGGATGGTGATGATTTTGTCATTTCCGGCCAGAAACTGTGGATCACCAACGGCACGCGCTGCGATTTCATTTTGCTGGCCGTGCGCACGGGCGAAGAAGGCTACAAGGGAATTTCCTTCGTCATCTTCCCGACAAAAACTGCGGGCTTCAGCGTCGGCAAGAAATTGAAAAAAGTCGGCAATCTTTCTTCCGACACAGCAGAACTGTTTTTCGACAACTGCCGCATCCCGCGCCGGTATCTGCTGGGCGAATTGAACAAAGGCTTTTACTACGTGATGCACAACTTTCAGGGCGAGCGATTGGTCGCTGCGCTCGGCGCGGTTTACAAAATGGAACGCGCCATCGAATACGCCGTCGCTTATGGCAAAGAGCGCAAAGCTTTCGGCCAACCGATTGGCTCGTTCCAGGTTTGGCGGCACAAATTCGCCGAGCATCTGGCCGCTGTCGAAGCCGCCAAATGGCTCTGTTACCGGGCGCTGGATTTGATGAATCGCGGCGAACCAGCCGTCAAGGAAATCACCATGGCCAAACTGTTCTGCTGCGATCTGGATCAGCGGGTGATGTACGATTGCATGCAGATTATGGGCGGATTTGCCTACACCACGGAATATCCGATTGGCCGCGCCTGGCGCGATGCGCGATTGAACACCATTGGCGGCGGCGCGTCGGAAATCATGAAAGAAATCATCGCCAAACAATGCAAGCTGTAA
- a CDS encoding crotonase/enoyl-CoA hydratase family protein: protein MPISIEKNGAITTVIINRHEVRNAVDRATAQALVEAFREFEADDSASVGVLYGDNGTFCAGADLKAIAAGQGNRIDPTGDGPMGPSRMLLSKPVIAAISGYAVAGGLELALWCDLRVAEEDAVLGVFCRRWGVPLIDGGTIRLPRLIGLSRALDLILTGRAVSAQEALEIGLVNRVVKKGAAREKAEKLALEIAAFPQVCMRGDRMSAYEQFDLSFPDALLNEFQHGLKSLEAGGREGAQRFAGGAGRHGSFDPEGGKQ from the coding sequence ATGCCAATCTCAATCGAAAAGAACGGCGCAATCACTACAGTCATCATCAACCGCCACGAGGTTCGCAATGCCGTTGACCGTGCGACAGCGCAGGCGTTGGTTGAAGCCTTTCGCGAATTTGAAGCGGACGATTCCGCTTCCGTCGGCGTGCTGTATGGCGACAACGGAACGTTTTGCGCCGGGGCCGATTTGAAAGCCATTGCCGCCGGACAAGGCAATCGAATTGATCCAACCGGCGATGGGCCTATGGGGCCAAGCCGAATGCTGCTCAGCAAACCGGTCATCGCTGCCATTTCCGGCTATGCGGTTGCGGGCGGATTGGAACTGGCGCTGTGGTGCGATTTGCGCGTCGCCGAAGAAGATGCCGTGTTGGGCGTGTTCTGTCGCCGCTGGGGAGTCCCGCTGATTGACGGTGGCACGATTCGCTTGCCACGTTTGATTGGCCTGAGCCGCGCGTTGGATTTGATTCTGACCGGACGAGCTGTCAGCGCCCAGGAAGCGCTGGAAATTGGATTGGTCAATCGCGTCGTCAAGAAAGGCGCAGCGCGCGAAAAAGCGGAAAAGTTGGCACTGGAAATCGCTGCCTTCCCGCAAGTGTGCATGCGCGGCGACCGCATGTCGGCGTATGAACAATTTGATTTGAGCTTTCCGGATGCGCTGCTCAACGAATTCCAACACGGATTGAAGTCGCTGGAAGCTGGAGGACGTGAAGGCGCACAACGGTTTGCCGGCGGCGCGGGTCGTCACGGAAGTTTCGATCCAGAAGGAGGCAAGCAATGA
- a CDS encoding peroxidase-related enzyme (This protein belongs to a clade of uncharacterized proteins related to peroxidases such as the alkylhydroperoxidase AhpD.) — protein MSEEQISWFPVPAEDQLPESLQGLFKKAKEKVGFVPNVFRVYSFRPERFSAWFAHYKQLHEPTEHLNAAEREMIAVAVSMANGCLYCLVAHGAALRQALGDPIQADRITLDYKRAGLDAKMEAVLDLATLLTESPVNASPEDIAHLQSFGLTLEEVWDVIEIAAMYNFTNRMASATGMIPNREYHAFAR, from the coding sequence ATGAGCGAAGAGCAAATCAGTTGGTTTCCTGTTCCTGCTGAAGATCAATTGCCCGAAAGCCTGCAAGGGTTATTCAAAAAAGCCAAAGAGAAAGTCGGTTTCGTGCCGAACGTGTTTCGCGTGTACAGTTTTCGCCCGGAACGGTTCAGCGCGTGGTTTGCGCATTACAAACAGCTTCATGAACCGACGGAGCATTTGAACGCCGCTGAGCGCGAAATGATCGCCGTGGCGGTTTCAATGGCCAACGGCTGTCTGTATTGCCTGGTCGCGCACGGAGCCGCGCTGCGACAGGCGCTCGGCGATCCGATCCAAGCCGACCGCATTACGCTGGATTACAAACGTGCGGGTCTGGACGCCAAGATGGAAGCCGTTCTGGATTTGGCCACATTGCTGACTGAATCGCCTGTCAATGCTTCGCCCGAAGACATCGCCCATTTGCAAAGTTTCGGCCTGACATTGGAAGAAGTCTGGGATGTGATCGAAATTGCGGCCATGTATAACTTCACGAACCGCATGGCTTCGGCCACGGGAATGATTCCGAACCGCGAATACCATGCTTTTGCGCGATGA
- a CDS encoding AMP-binding protein, giving the protein MAIKDNLAHWKAESFGTELIELTLGELLDRRADEVPDKEALVYHYPEIGLELRLNYGQYRDTVNQLAKGLMALGIEKGDHVAVWATNVPEWVFLEMAVSKIGGVLVTINTNYRAAEIEYALRQGDIKALFMIEELRGYSYLEAIYAVAPQLKTLSDPLNQKLNSEKLPKLKRVALIGKEAKSGILTYSQVMALADKVSDEELKARQATVNTHDVVQMQYTSGTTGFPKAVMLTHYNLINQSHIAASRGALCADERYVTSMPYFHIAGSLGAIIYSLFLGATLIPLIAFDPAKQLELFEKEKGTFTFAVPTMLVAMMNHPRFAEFDLSSLKNIFTGATPVPVILMEQIKERIGADCSIVFGMTETCGAVTQSYYTDSFEMKSATVGLGIPHTSIKIVNPATGETCRCGESGELWTRGYSNMVGYYNMPDKTAETLDADGWLHTGDLATMRPDGYINIVGRVKDMIIRGGENIYPAEIEAFLMRHPNIAEAQIVGIPDPFMGEEVCAVIRLKQGEALTEDELRDHCKASVARHKVPKFFRFVEAFPLTASGKVQKFVLRDQLIKEMGLETVAEMKTA; this is encoded by the coding sequence ATGGCTATTAAAGACAACCTGGCCCACTGGAAAGCCGAATCGTTCGGCACGGAATTGATCGAACTGACACTCGGTGAATTGCTTGACCGCAGAGCCGACGAAGTTCCCGACAAAGAAGCTCTGGTATATCACTACCCCGAAATCGGATTGGAACTGCGGCTGAACTACGGGCAGTACCGCGACACGGTCAATCAACTGGCGAAAGGCCTGATGGCGCTCGGCATTGAGAAGGGCGATCACGTCGCCGTCTGGGCAACGAACGTGCCGGAATGGGTCTTTCTGGAAATGGCCGTTTCCAAAATCGGCGGCGTGCTGGTGACGATCAATACCAACTACCGCGCGGCAGAAATCGAATATGCTCTGCGGCAAGGCGACATCAAGGCGCTGTTTATGATTGAAGAGTTGCGCGGATACTCCTACCTTGAGGCAATTTACGCGGTTGCGCCGCAGCTCAAAACGCTTAGTGACCCGCTCAACCAGAAATTGAATTCCGAAAAGCTGCCGAAATTGAAACGTGTCGCCTTGATCGGCAAAGAGGCCAAATCCGGAATACTAACGTATTCACAAGTAATGGCATTGGCAGACAAGGTTTCCGATGAAGAATTGAAAGCGCGGCAGGCCACTGTCAACACACACGACGTGGTGCAGATGCAATACACCAGCGGAACGACCGGATTTCCCAAAGCCGTGATGCTGACCCATTACAATTTAATCAATCAATCCCACATCGCGGCATCGCGCGGAGCATTGTGCGCCGATGAACGGTACGTGACTTCGATGCCGTACTTCCACATTGCCGGAAGTTTGGGCGCGATCATTTACTCGCTCTTTTTGGGCGCAACGTTGATTCCGCTGATCGCCTTCGATCCGGCCAAACAGCTTGAACTGTTTGAAAAAGAAAAAGGCACCTTCACCTTTGCCGTGCCAACGATGCTGGTGGCGATGATGAATCATCCGCGCTTTGCCGAATTTGACCTGTCCAGCTTGAAAAACATTTTTACCGGAGCGACGCCGGTTCCCGTCATCCTGATGGAGCAAATCAAAGAGCGCATCGGTGCGGATTGTTCAATTGTGTTTGGAATGACGGAAACCTGCGGTGCGGTAACGCAATCGTATTACACCGACAGTTTTGAGATGAAATCGGCAACCGTGGGACTGGGGATTCCACATACTTCCATCAAAATCGTCAATCCGGCGACGGGAGAAACCTGCCGCTGCGGAGAATCCGGCGAACTGTGGACGCGCGGATATTCCAACATGGTCGGGTACTACAATATGCCCGACAAAACCGCCGAAACATTGGACGCAGACGGCTGGTTGCACACCGGCGATCTGGCAACAATGCGACCTGACGGGTACATCAACATCGTGGGTCGGGTGAAAGACATGATTATTCGCGGCGGCGAAAACATTTACCCGGCGGAAATCGAAGCTTTTCTGATGCGCCACCCGAACATTGCCGAAGCCCAAATTGTCGGCATTCCCGATCCTTTCATGGGCGAAGAAGTTTGCGCGGTGATTCGTTTGAAGCAGGGCGAGGCATTGACCGAAGATGAGTTGCGCGACCATTGCAAAGCCAGCGTCGCTCGCCACAAAGTGCCGAAATTCTTTCGCTTCGTCGAAGCCTTTCCACTTACCGCCAGCGGCAAAGTCCAGAAATTTGTGTTACGCGATCAGTTGATCAAAGAAATGGGATTGGAAACTGTCGCCGAAATGAAGACGGCTTAA
- a CDS encoding amidase → MKLSRREMLKQSASLVIAAAGSSVMNAQTKLRSSELANYDALGLAELIRKKQITPSELVEDTLKRIERVNPKLNIVLTKNFDVEKARAKAKQSLGDGAFAGVPVLLKNLCEYKDADIDFGSRLYARAIAKHGRLHKANSPFTARMEQAGFIVVGITNAPEFGLIETTEPVLHGAAHNPWNPDYTTGGSSGGSAAAVAAGIVPLAHANDGGGSIRIPACQNGIVGLKPTRRREIAMFTSGGMANDVIGIANDLCVSRTVRDTAAFLNLMENKSNDKLPPVGMISAASPKRLKIALLLDGIAGQKADPEVEKAIHSTAKLCESLKHTVIEAKWPINGAELTEAFLGYWAAGAVGVEAEIEPMLGKGVKREDVLEPWTIGLIELGKKRGLFNAVGQATKTFTEAAATMEAFFNTYDVLLSPVMRIPPYKLGYHTPTLNFDLLLKRVVDEVAFTPLHNACGTPAISLPLYWTKDNLPIGCQFAAWRGGEATLLHLAYELEAARPWAKKRPMVAA, encoded by the coding sequence ATGAAACTTTCTCGCAGAGAGATGTTGAAACAATCGGCTTCGCTGGTGATTGCAGCGGCCGGCAGTTCCGTGATGAATGCGCAAACGAAATTGCGTTCTTCCGAACTGGCAAATTATGACGCTTTGGGTTTGGCGGAACTCATCAGAAAAAAACAGATTACACCATCGGAACTGGTTGAAGACACATTGAAACGCATTGAGCGCGTCAATCCGAAGCTCAACATCGTACTGACCAAAAACTTCGATGTCGAAAAGGCTCGCGCGAAAGCGAAGCAATCGCTCGGTGACGGAGCCTTTGCCGGAGTGCCCGTGCTGTTGAAAAACCTGTGCGAATATAAGGACGCTGACATTGATTTCGGCTCGCGGTTATATGCCCGCGCCATCGCCAAACACGGACGTTTGCACAAGGCCAATTCGCCATTTACCGCCCGAATGGAGCAAGCCGGATTCATCGTTGTCGGCATCACCAATGCGCCGGAATTCGGATTGATCGAAACGACCGAACCGGTTTTACACGGAGCGGCACACAATCCGTGGAATCCTGATTACACGACGGGTGGTTCCAGCGGAGGTTCGGCGGCAGCGGTTGCTGCCGGGATCGTTCCGCTGGCGCACGCCAACGACGGCGGAGGTTCGATTCGTATTCCGGCGTGTCAAAACGGAATCGTGGGTTTGAAACCGACGCGTCGCCGCGAAATCGCCATGTTCACCAGCGGCGGAATGGCCAACGATGTCATCGGCATCGCTAACGATTTATGCGTCAGCCGGACGGTGCGCGATACGGCAGCGTTTCTGAACCTGATGGAAAACAAGAGCAACGACAAATTGCCGCCGGTCGGGATGATTTCCGCTGCATCCCCCAAACGGCTGAAGATTGCGTTATTGCTGGATGGCATTGCCGGTCAAAAAGCCGACCCCGAAGTTGAGAAAGCTATTCATTCGACTGCCAAACTCTGCGAATCGTTGAAACACACGGTCATCGAAGCCAAATGGCCCATCAACGGCGCGGAATTAACGGAAGCGTTTTTAGGTTACTGGGCCGCAGGAGCGGTCGGCGTGGAAGCCGAAATCGAACCGATGTTAGGCAAGGGCGTCAAACGCGAAGATGTGTTGGAACCGTGGACAATCGGGTTAATCGAATTGGGCAAAAAGCGCGGCTTGTTCAATGCAGTGGGGCAGGCCACCAAAACTTTCACCGAAGCGGCTGCGACCATGGAAGCGTTCTTCAACACTTATGACGTGCTGTTGTCGCCGGTCATGCGGATTCCTCCGTACAAACTCGGGTATCACACGCCGACGTTGAATTTTGATCTGTTGCTGAAACGTGTGGTGGACGAAGTCGCCTTCACGCCGTTGCACAACGCCTGCGGAACTCCTGCGATTTCACTGCCGCTGTATTGGACAAAAGACAATCTGCCCATCGGCTGCCAATTTGCCGCCTGGCGCGGCGGCGAAGCGACGTTGCTGCATCTGGCCTATGAACTGGAAGCGGCTCGACCGTGGGCAAAAAAACGACCGATGGTCGCGGCTTGA